Proteins from one Loktanella sp. M215 genomic window:
- a CDS encoding DNA cytosine methyltransferase, with the protein MSRQFGIIDLFAGPGGLGEGFSVAGRETDISMKIHLSIEKEATEIRTLRLRSFLRNFEDGFPARYYEVLNNDLAMPDWGILNPFEWARAENEVRQLELGRPGVFEKITEVLDEAREGCHGDTILIGGPPCQAYSLAGRSRNAGKAGYVPEEDNRHFLYREYVAILNRLRPAAFVLENVKGMISSKVGGGDIFQRVLDDLRVAGDGYTLLPLAAPRVSDVFAATDFIVRADEHGVPQARHRVFIVGIRSDIAIPEGTEPLLQKVDHAERADVYSVIATMPRLRSGLSRGGDDFDRWQSIIHDHADRIIASNEVPDDIRAAMRKLKDKGLATVTQRSSTRSAGNIAERQSALDDWLRDASLDRIMGHETRAHIPGDLGRYLYASLFAQERDKSPKLGDFPSFLLPEHKNRDSGKFVDRFRVQIGSRPSSTVTSHISKDGHYFIHPDPAQVRALTVREAARLQTFPDNYFFCGNRTKQYHQVGNAVPPYLALQIARVVRDLVNG; encoded by the coding sequence ATGAGCAGGCAATTCGGCATCATCGATCTCTTCGCGGGTCCAGGAGGACTTGGCGAAGGGTTTTCAGTTGCGGGCCGCGAAACTGACATCTCGATGAAAATTCACCTATCCATCGAGAAGGAGGCGACCGAGATCAGGACGCTCCGTCTTCGCTCATTCCTTCGCAATTTCGAGGACGGGTTTCCTGCACGCTACTACGAAGTACTGAACAACGACCTCGCCATGCCCGACTGGGGCATCCTAAACCCCTTCGAATGGGCGCGGGCGGAAAATGAAGTTCGCCAGCTGGAATTAGGGCGGCCCGGCGTGTTCGAGAAAATCACGGAGGTGCTGGATGAGGCGCGCGAAGGCTGCCACGGCGACACGATCCTGATCGGCGGCCCTCCCTGTCAGGCCTATTCCCTTGCGGGCAGGTCCCGGAACGCCGGCAAGGCCGGGTATGTCCCTGAAGAGGACAATCGCCATTTCCTCTACCGCGAATATGTCGCGATCCTGAACAGGCTGCGGCCCGCCGCCTTTGTCCTGGAAAACGTGAAGGGCATGATTTCAAGCAAGGTAGGTGGTGGCGATATTTTCCAGCGCGTGCTGGACGATCTCCGCGTTGCTGGGGATGGATACACGTTGCTCCCATTGGCCGCCCCGCGGGTGTCAGACGTTTTTGCCGCGACCGACTTCATCGTCCGGGCGGATGAGCATGGTGTGCCTCAGGCGCGACACCGGGTCTTCATTGTTGGTATCCGGAGCGACATCGCAATACCAGAGGGGACCGAGCCGCTGCTTCAGAAGGTCGATCACGCCGAGCGTGCCGACGTCTATTCGGTTATCGCCACGATGCCTCGCCTGCGCAGCGGTCTAAGCCGAGGTGGTGACGATTTTGACCGCTGGCAGTCGATCATACATGACCACGCCGATCGCATTATCGCCAGCAACGAGGTTCCCGACGATATTCGAGCCGCGATGCGGAAGCTCAAGGATAAAGGGCTCGCCACTGTAACTCAGCGCAGCTCGACGCGGAGCGCGGGAAACATTGCCGAGAGGCAGTCTGCGCTTGACGACTGGCTTCGTGACGCCTCGTTGGACCGCATCATGGGCCACGAGACGCGAGCACACATTCCGGGCGACCTAGGACGATACCTTTACGCTTCGCTTTTCGCGCAGGAACGCGACAAGTCGCCGAAACTGGGTGATTTCCCATCCTTCCTCCTTCCGGAGCACAAGAACAGGGACAGCGGGAAGTTCGTGGATCGTTTCCGTGTACAGATCGGAAGCCGTCCATCGAGCACCGTGACAAGTCACATCTCGAAGGATGGACATTATTTCATCCACCCGGATCCCGCACAGGTCCGGGCCTTGACGGTCCGTGAAGCCGCGCGTCTCCAGACTTTCCCGGACAACTACTTCTTCTGTGGAAACAGGACCAAGCAATACCATCAGGTCGGCAATGCCGTTCCTCCTTACTTAGCACTGCAGATCGCTCGGGTCGTACGCGATCTGGTCAATGGTTGA
- a CDS encoding very short patch repair endonuclease, translating into MVDVVSPDVRSRMMAAIGRRDTKPEIVVRQALHAGGFRFRLDVRALPGSPDIVLTKWRTAIFVHGCFWHRHSGCARTTTVSTRPEFWQRKFDANVARDARAQQALKEAGWKVAVVWECALGKGAAEQSLRSLADFIRTPETALKRIEIPAIPVFPARS; encoded by the coding sequence ATGGTCGATGTCGTATCGCCCGATGTTCGCTCGCGAATGATGGCGGCCATAGGCCGCAGGGATACCAAACCCGAAATTGTAGTACGACAGGCGCTGCATGCAGGCGGATTTCGCTTTCGCCTAGATGTCCGGGCCCTTCCGGGATCTCCGGACATCGTTCTTACCAAATGGCGCACGGCGATCTTTGTGCATGGCTGTTTCTGGCACCGGCACTCCGGCTGCGCACGTACGACGACTGTGTCTACGAGGCCCGAATTTTGGCAAAGGAAGTTTGATGCCAACGTCGCAAGGGATGCAAGAGCACAGCAGGCATTAAAAGAAGCAGGCTGGAAGGTTGCGGTCGTCTGGGAGTGCGCTCTCGGCAAAGGGGCGGCCGAGCAAAGCCTCCGGTCGTTGGCCGACTTCATACGTACACCTGAAACTGCTCTGAAACGCATCGAGATCCCTGCCATCCCCGTCTTCCCGGCGAGGTCTTGA